In Rhodothermus marinus DSM 4252, a single genomic region encodes these proteins:
- the wrbA gene encoding NAD(P)H:quinone oxidoreductase produces MEKTRVLVLYYSMYGHIEALAREVAAGAAEVEGVEVVVKRVPELIPEERARQIGVKLDQEAPIATVDELPEYDAIIVGTPTRFGNMAAQMRNFWDQTGPLWAKGALIGKVGSVFTATATQHGGQESTILSVHTTLLHHGMIVVGVPFSCAELTQIDEVAGGSPYGAGTITGGDGSRMPSEVERRIARFQGRYVAEVAHRLKVGRLQAQEARN; encoded by the coding sequence ATGGAGAAAACACGGGTGCTGGTGCTGTACTACAGCATGTACGGACACATCGAAGCGCTGGCCCGCGAAGTGGCGGCCGGCGCCGCCGAAGTGGAGGGCGTCGAAGTCGTGGTCAAACGTGTGCCCGAGCTGATTCCGGAAGAACGGGCACGCCAGATCGGAGTCAAGCTGGATCAGGAGGCCCCGATTGCCACGGTGGACGAGCTGCCCGAGTACGACGCGATCATTGTGGGCACGCCCACGCGCTTTGGCAACATGGCGGCGCAGATGCGCAATTTCTGGGATCAGACCGGACCGCTCTGGGCGAAAGGGGCCTTGATCGGCAAGGTGGGCAGCGTGTTCACCGCCACCGCCACGCAGCACGGCGGTCAGGAGAGCACGATTCTTTCGGTTCACACCACGCTGCTGCACCACGGAATGATCGTAGTGGGCGTGCCGTTCAGTTGCGCCGAGCTGACGCAGATTGACGAAGTGGCCGGCGGCTCGCCCTACGGGGCCGGCACCATCACCGGCGGCGATGGCAGCCGCATGCCGTCGGAGGTCGAGCGCCGCATTGCCCGCTTCCAGGGACGCTACGTGGCCGAGGTCGCCCACCGGCTCAAAGTCGGCCGCCTGCAGGCACAGGAAGCCAGAAACTGA
- a CDS encoding NupC/NupG family nucleoside CNT transporter yields MSLIALLRGILGLTVILGLAYLLSSDRRHINWRTVGGGLLLQIVLAIFILKGREMGAWFAPLGWPKEFFAWVSSFFVLVLNFTTEGARFVFGNLALSPGTDDSLGFFFAFQVLPTIIFFSSLMAVLYHLGVMQRIVQAVAWVVSRTLGTSGAESLSVSANIFVGQTEAPLVVRPYLEKMTRSELMAVMTGGMATIAGGVMAAYIQLLGDPYAQARGLALEVARLQFAEHLLGASVMAAPAALLLAKMLIPETGQPLTAGTVRVSIERTTRNVIDAAAAGASDGLKLALNVGAMLIAFIALIAMLNYFLGWAGGLVGVELSMERLFGWTLAPVAWLIGVPWSDAAQFGALVGTKLVVNEFVAYLNLSTLIGQNALSDKAVAMATFALCGFANFSSIAIQIGGIGPLAPSRISELAELGLRAVLAGTLANMMTATIAGVLIG; encoded by the coding sequence ATGAGCCTGATTGCCCTGTTGCGGGGGATTCTCGGACTGACCGTCATTCTGGGGCTGGCCTACCTGCTCTCCAGCGACCGTCGCCACATCAACTGGCGCACGGTAGGCGGCGGGCTGCTGCTGCAGATCGTGCTGGCCATCTTCATCCTGAAGGGCCGCGAGATGGGCGCCTGGTTTGCCCCGCTGGGCTGGCCCAAGGAGTTTTTCGCCTGGGTCAGCTCGTTCTTCGTACTCGTGCTCAACTTCACGACCGAGGGCGCCCGCTTCGTGTTCGGCAACCTGGCACTCAGCCCCGGTACCGATGACAGCCTGGGCTTTTTCTTTGCCTTTCAGGTGCTGCCCACTATCATCTTTTTCAGCTCGCTGATGGCCGTGCTCTACCACCTGGGCGTCATGCAGCGCATCGTGCAGGCGGTAGCCTGGGTGGTCAGCCGCACGCTGGGCACCAGCGGGGCCGAGTCGCTGTCGGTTTCGGCGAACATCTTCGTCGGACAGACCGAAGCGCCGCTGGTCGTTCGTCCCTATCTGGAAAAAATGACGCGCTCGGAGCTGATGGCTGTGATGACGGGCGGCATGGCGACGATCGCAGGCGGGGTGATGGCGGCCTACATCCAGCTGCTGGGCGATCCCTATGCGCAGGCCCGCGGGCTGGCGCTCGAAGTGGCCCGACTGCAGTTTGCCGAGCACCTGCTGGGCGCCAGCGTGATGGCGGCGCCGGCCGCGCTGCTACTGGCCAAAATGCTGATTCCGGAGACCGGTCAGCCGCTCACGGCCGGTACCGTGCGGGTGTCGATCGAGCGCACCACACGCAACGTGATCGACGCGGCCGCCGCGGGCGCCTCCGACGGCCTGAAGCTGGCGCTGAACGTCGGCGCCATGCTGATCGCCTTCATCGCGCTCATCGCCATGCTCAACTACTTCCTGGGATGGGCCGGCGGCCTGGTGGGCGTCGAGCTGTCGATGGAGCGGCTGTTCGGCTGGACGCTGGCGCCCGTGGCCTGGCTGATCGGCGTGCCCTGGAGCGACGCGGCTCAGTTCGGCGCGCTCGTGGGGACCAAGCTCGTGGTCAACGAATTCGTGGCCTACCTGAACCTCTCGACGCTCATCGGCCAGAACGCGCTCTCGGACAAGGCCGTCGCGATGGCCACGTTCGCGCTGTGCGGCTTCGCGAACTTCTCCTCAATCGCCATCCAGATCGGCGGGATCGGACCGCTGGCACCCTCGCGCATCTCGGAGCTGGCCGAACTGGGCCTCCGCGCCGTGCTGGCCGGCACGCTGGCCAACATGATGACAGCTACGATCGCAGGCGTGCTGATCGGCTGA
- a CDS encoding oxygenase MpaB family protein, whose protein sequence is MEERSVARQVNRERVVVLGWGRALLWQLAHPLVAVAVARHSDFSRSLRAAWRRFTRTVQAMRRLSFGTEAEADEVARWIRQAHRRVQGRLDEPLGPFPAGTTYRADDPALLTWVHVTTVEATLHAYETFVRPLTPEERDRYCQEARAMEAWLGLPPGTFPDSWAALTAHLQTVLASGVLQVTPPARQMAEHVLAPTPWVAPLAKPWRLLTLGLLPPALRAAYGFAWSERDERAFRRLVALVRRGVARAPHRVRHWPEARRLHLAPGR, encoded by the coding sequence ATGGAGGAGCGGTCGGTTGCGCGGCAGGTGAACCGGGAGCGCGTGGTGGTGCTGGGGTGGGGGCGGGCGCTATTGTGGCAGCTGGCGCATCCGCTGGTGGCCGTCGCCGTGGCGCGGCACTCGGACTTTTCCCGTTCGCTGCGGGCCGCCTGGCGGCGTTTTACGCGCACGGTGCAGGCGATGCGGCGGTTGAGCTTCGGCACCGAGGCGGAAGCCGACGAGGTGGCCCGCTGGATCCGACAGGCGCACCGCCGCGTGCAGGGCAGGCTTGACGAACCGCTGGGGCCGTTTCCGGCCGGCACGACGTACCGGGCCGACGATCCGGCGCTGCTCACCTGGGTGCACGTGACCACCGTCGAGGCGACGCTCCATGCCTACGAAACGTTCGTCCGGCCCCTGACGCCCGAGGAGCGCGACCGCTACTGTCAGGAAGCCCGGGCGATGGAAGCCTGGCTGGGACTTCCGCCGGGCACCTTCCCGGATTCGTGGGCGGCGCTGACGGCGCACCTGCAGACCGTTCTGGCCAGCGGGGTGCTTCAGGTAACGCCGCCAGCGCGCCAGATGGCCGAACATGTACTGGCGCCCACGCCGTGGGTGGCGCCGCTTGCAAAACCCTGGCGGCTGCTGACGCTCGGCCTGCTTCCGCCGGCGCTGCGGGCGGCGTACGGGTTCGCCTGGAGCGAACGCGACGAACGGGCATTTCGGCGGCTTGTCGCGCTCGTTCGCCGGGGCGTGGCGCGGGCACCGCACCGCGTGCGCCACTGGCCCGAAGCCCGGCGGCTGCACCTCGCGCCAGGCCGTTGA
- a CDS encoding M1 family metallopeptidase, translated as MRTRWILLLCGVLLVGNLQAQPSAFAPLDLPAPNSYRTASGEPGPDYWQQRVDYRIHAVLDTTTHRITGSETITYTNNAPVALQELWLQLDQNLFAAGSLGDALIEPGSRWRGAFEGGGFKITRVEVVQDGRRYAPHYLIDDTRMRIDLDTPLPARGGQLQLEIDFSFIVPEYGADRMGRLRVEQGTVYEIAQWYPRLYVFDDVNGWNVAPYLGQGEFYLEYGNFDVEITVPRNFIVVATGELLNPDEVLTEAQQARLAQARQSAETVHIIRPEEVGRPETRPAGEGPLTWRFHAENVRDFAWAASQAFIWDAASWQDVLLMSVYPKEGLGTPEQPGWEESTRYVRHTIAHYSEMWYPYPYPVAINVAGIVGGMEYPMIVFCSVRARGQGLFGVTDHEFGHTWFPMIVGSDERRYAWQDEGFNTFINYYSNLAFYGEEAARTQRLQPDYIVRRMQDSLVHQPIMTYPDQIRPQALGFVAYRKPGFGLRLLREYVLGPERFDRAFRTYIRRWAFKHPQPADFFRTIENVAGEDLDWFWRGWFYSTDLLDQAIDSVRVAEGQTRLYLHNRQGLVFPVVVEATYADGRKARYRFPVELWATGARQTVEIPGEAAQVELDPDHLLPDVDRTNNLWPASTSTE; from the coding sequence ATGCGTACGCGATGGATCCTGTTGCTGTGTGGAGTTCTGCTCGTCGGAAACCTGCAGGCGCAGCCTTCGGCTTTTGCGCCGCTGGATCTTCCTGCTCCGAACTCCTATCGCACGGCTTCCGGAGAGCCCGGACCGGACTACTGGCAGCAGCGCGTCGATTACCGTATTCACGCGGTGCTCGACACCACCACGCACCGGATCACGGGCTCCGAGACGATCACCTACACGAACAACGCCCCGGTGGCCCTTCAGGAACTCTGGCTGCAACTGGATCAGAATCTGTTTGCCGCGGGCAGCCTGGGCGACGCGCTCATCGAGCCCGGTTCGCGCTGGCGCGGCGCCTTCGAAGGCGGCGGTTTCAAGATCACCCGAGTCGAGGTGGTGCAGGACGGCCGCCGCTATGCGCCGCACTACCTGATCGACGACACGCGCATGCGCATCGACCTGGACACGCCCCTGCCCGCCCGGGGCGGTCAGCTCCAACTGGAGATCGACTTCAGCTTCATCGTGCCGGAATACGGCGCCGACCGCATGGGCCGCCTCCGTGTCGAACAGGGCACCGTGTACGAAATCGCCCAGTGGTATCCGCGTCTGTACGTCTTCGACGACGTGAACGGCTGGAACGTGGCGCCCTACCTGGGCCAGGGCGAGTTCTACCTGGAGTACGGCAATTTCGACGTGGAGATCACGGTCCCGCGCAACTTCATTGTGGTGGCCACGGGCGAGCTGCTGAACCCTGACGAGGTGTTGACCGAAGCGCAGCAGGCGCGGCTGGCGCAGGCCCGCCAGAGCGCCGAGACGGTACACATCATCCGTCCGGAAGAAGTCGGCCGTCCCGAGACGCGTCCGGCCGGCGAAGGGCCGCTGACCTGGCGCTTCCATGCCGAGAACGTGCGTGACTTTGCCTGGGCGGCCTCGCAGGCGTTCATCTGGGACGCTGCCTCCTGGCAGGACGTGCTCTTGATGTCGGTCTATCCGAAAGAAGGACTCGGCACGCCCGAGCAGCCGGGCTGGGAAGAATCCACCCGCTACGTGCGCCACACCATCGCGCACTATTCGGAAATGTGGTACCCCTACCCCTACCCGGTGGCGATCAACGTGGCGGGCATCGTGGGCGGCATGGAGTATCCGATGATCGTGTTCTGCTCGGTGCGGGCCCGCGGCCAGGGGCTGTTCGGCGTGACCGACCATGAGTTCGGCCACACCTGGTTTCCCATGATCGTGGGCAGCGACGAGCGCCGCTACGCCTGGCAGGACGAGGGCTTCAACACGTTCATCAATTACTACTCCAACCTGGCCTTCTATGGCGAAGAAGCTGCCCGCACGCAGCGTCTGCAGCCCGACTACATCGTCCGGCGCATGCAGGACTCGCTGGTGCACCAGCCGATCATGACCTACCCGGACCAGATCCGGCCGCAGGCGCTGGGCTTCGTGGCCTATCGCAAGCCCGGCTTCGGACTCCGGCTGCTCCGCGAATATGTGCTGGGGCCGGAACGCTTCGACCGTGCCTTCCGCACCTACATCCGCCGCTGGGCTTTCAAGCACCCGCAGCCGGCCGATTTCTTCCGCACGATCGAAAACGTGGCGGGCGAAGACCTCGACTGGTTCTGGCGCGGCTGGTTCTATTCGACCGACCTGCTCGACCAGGCCATCGACAGCGTGCGCGTAGCTGAAGGCCAGACGCGCCTCTACCTGCACAACCGCCAGGGGCTGGTCTTCCCTGTCGTCGTCGAAGCCACCTACGCCGACGGCCGAAAGGCCCGCTATCGCTTCCCTGTCGAACTCTGGGCCACCGGCGCCCGCCAGACCGTCGAGATTCCGGGAGAAGCCGCGCAGGTGGAGCTGGATCCGGACCACCTGCTGCCCGACGTGGACCGCACGAACAATCTCTGGCCTGCATCTACTTCTACCGAATAG